The genomic region CAAGGACTATCTCCTTGTAGCCTTCCAAGTTAAATACCTTCGTCTACAGATGGATTAACAGTTTAAGAAACTTTATAACCAGATAAGTTGGTAAGAAAAGTTCTCAAAATTCAGTTTCTACTATTAAATTTGCTTTGTGAAGAAGTGAAAATTACTACACTTCAAAACAGAAGACCTGCTTTCAACTCCTAATTCTACCACGTATCAGTTACACAGCCAGGAGCATATGAACTATCTGGGGCTGctttctcatctggaaaaggaaaatataattctAACTCACCTGCCCCAAAGACTTTTCAAAAACAACTATCTCACAATGTTTTcaaaagtaaattttttaaatgtgaagtgGCAAGTGTAATAAAACAAGCATTTAAGCGTATATTAAACACGAACCAAAAAAATCTTTCTTAAAGGTCTGACTGCTGGaaattttcttatttcccttAAATTACCTTAAATCCACATAAAATTGCAAACAATACCAAAATACACCAAACACTATAGCAAATAccgcaacaacaacaaaaaatatatatatatatatatacacacaacaaaaagatgacaaaaaaaaGTCCCACAccttcaccaaattaaaaatgtattcaaattcATAACAAGTTCTGGGATAATAAAGGCTCCTTCTACATCCTACATGAACGATGGTTTTAATTTACTCAAACCTCAGTACATTCATATTTCAGTAAGTAAATTCACTgattatcccttttttttttttaattttatcatgctTCTCAAATGTTTTTCAAGCATACAGCAGGGATGTTAGGCAAACTAGCAGCTTATCCCTCAAAATCATTGTCAGAGTAATGAAGACTGGAGCAAGAATATCCGGAAAATAATGTGGCTACCTATGGACATGTAAAGGTCAAGCCCCTAATTATCTAGAGGGCAAGACATTATAAATACCAATAGAAGCATTCCACATTTTGAGAATATAGATTATCTCCGAGCACAGGCTTCAGCATGGGACAAGTCCAGCTTAAGCAAGTTCAGCAGTTTGAATACTGGCTTGAAGTCAATTCTGCTTTAAACTCAGTTAATAACTGCATCTAAAGAATATAAGTTTATCTAGTAGCCACTGGCAAGGAATTTTGAAGAAGTGCTAACCCTTTAGATGCAGCAAGCAGTAACAGCAGtcaaaaattatctttattgGGCTTCAGAAGCAAATCACTGTCATAAAAACTACACTGTAACTAAATTTCTCTCAAAACATTAAAGACACTCAAACAAAGGACAGGACACCAAATTCTCAGCTTCTAGTCCAAGctctaatatttaaataattaacagTTGCTACAATTCAAACATTAAATGTGCTTCActtatttcttctgtaaaataaaaaaaagcagagaTATTTCAAGGAATAAAAACTAGTTGGGGAAAAATGAAAGATTCTTAAATGATACATGGTCAACTttttgttgaaagaattaaataatatatgtaaaactaCTGGAGTAATGCTTGCCACCTTTAAAACAGTTAGCTACTGTCATTATTTATCAGTTCTAAttaaatagaagatataaaataaCCAGATCAGCAACCTGAATATTTAACAAACCAAATCTTGTCCATTACCAAGGCATTCAAAATCTTAAATTAGATGAAGACCTTAGTTTGACTTAGCAGATACTGCAGcgggaaaaataaacaagatcTCTTTGCTGAAAGGTTTTTCTATTATTAAtacttatttaattaaaataaccttttctttattctagttctgccaaaatttttaaaaaccattcctttccttaaaaaaaaaaatcctggttaCCAGAATCACAAATTCTTCACAAAAATCAGTCTATTCCATTTGTGTCTAATATTGATCAAACCTAAATACCCAAGCATGGAAACAATGTCAGAAATCCTAGGTATAACTCTGAAAAATGCTGTGTGGATCCCACCACCAGAATCGTTTTGGTGAGTTTAATACCATTTGTAAATGGGGATAACACCAAAGTGTAACTTACTTCCAATCCTGGGAAAACAAAAGATTTAGTCACTAAAAAGCAGGATGTATAAGAGGACAGAACTTGAGAAAGAAGCCCCAACACCTCCAATTCCTGGTTATATATCAGAAAAGCCATCTCATCTCTGAGACTTGTTctctttacctgtaaaatggaaataatccaacTTCCTTTTTTCTGGAAGGTTAAACAGGAAAACATACTTTAAAAGTGCAATACGTACATAACATTACATTGACCAGTATTTGTTGTTGCATTAGCATCGACAGTTCCTTAACAACGCATAGGTTAACTTATACGCTAAATACTgaacttttttatttcaaagtaaaccATTACCATTAttcaaaactattaaaaaaaaaacaaaacttgcctTCGATTGAGTTCGCTTTCCATTTCTCATGCtaaatttctccttcatttcttctaaaattatcttcagtttcttttcttcagGAGTCCCTAAGTATTTTTGGTTCACATGAAGATAGCAATGCCATTTGGCTGATTCAAAGCCCCAGTGGCAAGTCCTTTTGTCAGGTGATCTGTGGGAATGCATCACAAACGTCTGGGGTGCAAACATTCCACAGCACTCCAGACACTGAATACATGGAGCATCAGGCTGAACATAAAACTGTGGTGCAAACAGACCCTGACATTTGCCCAAGCATTCATGTTCCACTTCAAAAGCACTGCCATTTGCCTTTAACTGGGCCAATGAGTTTTTAGCAGGAAGCAAGCTACCATTTTGAGGAAAAGTGCGTGGTCGCAATAAAGCGTTACAAAGTCTTTGTGCATCAGTTAATGTGATCAGCCCACAGGATGGAGCATTGAATGGAAGTATTCCCAggacttttaaaatatgaagctGGTCTGAAGTGCACCTCGAGCAATATATGTACAATTCGTCACACACAGTATTTATTTGCTGGAGTGAAAATTCTCGGAGCACAGAATTTAAGACTTGGGGCAAACAGAGTCGCTTTTCTCCTCCAACCTGAAAGCATGAAATAGACTCCCCCTCCAACAAAGTCTGGGTAAGTTCTGTGGAGCTATCAGAAGGGATGAGCAGTGGGCCAGGAAGAACCTGAGGAGATGGAAGGGGCAGAAATACAGTAGGTGACATGCTTTCTTGGGAATACCGTGCAGAAAATGCCGCCGGTCCACCCAAAGAGCTCTGACTACTTAAATGGAATTGTGCCAATGTGTGTTTCAAACTGGGATTTAAATTTAAAGGTTCAGGCACAGAGGCACAGGTTCGCTTGACGTGCTCTCCATCTGTTTCCATTGGTGCTTCCCCATAGTCTTCCAAGTGTTCCTTCTTAACTGCTGGCATTTTGTTTATCATCATTTTTCCATTTGCATGAATGTCTGTCATCATTTTTTTCACTGGAGGAGGGCCATCATCTTCCATCCCATTCAGTTTTTTATTTGAGCCCTGAACCAATGAGAAATTTGTCTGTAGATTTTCCATTGCTAAACgattgttttaaataattaagtctgaaactggcatttttattttgttgctcctttgaagagagaaaagcaatgtatgTACAAATACTTATGGGAACTTACTctcatagaaaatttaaatttccgATCTCCTTACTCAATAGATTTTGCAACTCTGTTTTGGTTCTGCTTAAACTCTAATACGGTTTCACTGCAAATGCTCTAAAATTTGTCCTTTTTGCCtctaataataaagaatataaattttaagagGCAGGAAacctttgttttcttaaattcctCAGATATACGTATTAAAATAAAGTTACCAATTCTCTTAATTCAAGATTTCCAGGTTCAATGCAATGGTTTTTGTTATTGCCGTTTTAAACAAAACACATGGAAAGTTTATGCGATTACTTGTTTCATCAAACCAGAATcaaataaaagtcaaaatgaTGCAGCCAAATTCAATTTTTGCCACTGAGAACAccaaaaaataattctttaaaaaagtaTTCTTTCTAAAAAAGAAGATGGTGTGGTGGTCAGTGTTGACAAACCGAAGGCTTATGTAAATCCTCACACCAATAAAAAGAGCCTCTGCCTCCACTTGAACTTTTACAATCAAAAATAATACTTGAAAACTTGACCAGTTAGCTTCAATGATTACAGTTCATTCTTCTTTCAATGAAtctggaagaggaggaggaggatgggggaAGAGTTATATTTGAATTTGCTCCAGAGGCCACAGGATCAATTTGAAACCAGTTTCTTAATCTTAAACTGTGTTCACTTTACCAAAGGTGACACGAATGATTTCTCTAAATATGATACAAGATAATTTGAATACCCTTCATTTAAAGAGGAAAGCAATTTGAAAGGTTGGTAAATGGAGCAATAATATCCTTCAAAGACAGAGGGTTATTCCTAAACTCAGAATATACAGAACCTTAAAAAGACATGTAATTAAAGGTTCAGTACTAGAGGCTTTCTCATTTATGCCATTTTCACTAAAATCCATacttatttcctaattttaaaacaaacaccatgcTTTCATcctaaaaaaaatcagatatgagTTAACATATCTACCATCTGTAACTAAGTTATAGTCTTAAGTGTATTAATTTACCCAGTCTGTATGCTATTTTCCGGAATGACTGTAGGCAAAAAATTATACTTGATCTTTGCCAAAAGGCCGAGAAGCGACATGTAGGCAAAAATTAACTTTCCCTTTAAAAGGTTAGCGAAATTGTTTAAAGGGAAGCCAAAAGCTATCGACTCCACGCCTGGGAATCTCCATCCTCGAACAAGACTAATCCGGGACAAAAAGCACAAGGCAGACAGACCTCACAAAGAATGCAAATGGAGGAAGGGGGGGAAGAAAAGATtcttccacttccttcttgagagaaaacccagaaaaaattcaataaacagaAATTCTTGCCTCTCAAACTCCCAGCAATTTTCCTTAAAACAGACCCAAAAGGTTAAGGACGAAAGCCACTAGCCATCGTACTGACTTTCGCCCACCACAAGAACAGCTCAGCCAAGGAAGGCCAAGCAAGAGGGTAAGAGGCATGATCTAGAATGTGGGAGGCCCCAAAACCCTAAAGTCCTCCGCCCACGCAGAGCCACCCACACATCTCAAATTCGAGGACTAAGGCAAGGCACCCAGGACTACTGGGAGTGGGCAGGAGGCTGGTGGAAAGTAGAGAGAGTGGAGTCCCCCAAATCCCCACCCGCAAGCTCCGGACAATCCTAAGGTCCTCCCAGTCCGGACCCACTGCGGGGGCCGCGGGGAAGACTGTGGAAATCCCCCGCGCAACCTCTCCCGGGGAAGTTCTCGGGTGTTACCCCAGCGCCCATCGGACTGCACCTCCCCCCATCTCCCGGGGCCAAAAGGCAGAAGGGTCTGCGGGCGGGGCGGGCGCGGAGCGGGAATCCTCGCCCAACCCGGCACCAGCCGACCAAGCCCAGCCCGGGGCATCCCCGCAGAGCGCAGACCGAAGTGGGGGGGCGGGCGTCCCGGTCTCTGGGGTCCCCGCTGCTCCGGCCAAGTGCAACGCCCCGCCCCCGCCGGCGCGCACTCGTTCCAGGTCAACGAGGCGTGACCTGCCGTGGGACCCCACTCCCCAGCTCCACGCTAGCCCCAACCCTACCCGGGACCCCGCGCGTCCCGAACCCCGACTCCGGCCTCGGCGCCCGGGGAACTGGATGAGCTTTGTTAACTCCCCACTACCGTCTTCGCCGCCGTCGGGTTCCCCCGAGGCTCCGCGCCCCTCACCTCCCGCCGCCTCCACAGTGTCCACCACCTACCCCCTGACCGCACACCCCCCCCCCGCCGCGAGCCACGGCCGCACCTGTGCCCGCCGCCGCCACTCGCCCGCTTCCTTCGGCTGTGCCGGCGCCGCTCCGAACCCCACACACATCGCTACACACAGCCCTCTGACGTCACCGAGCCCTCGGCCCGCCCACGTCACTGCGGAGACACACGGCTTCCCGCAGACGCCGCCGCCGTCTCCGGCCGCCCGGGGGAGGGCGAGGGCggcggggagggaggaggggaagggaacgGAGCCAGCGGCGGTCCCGCGCGTTCGGGGCAGCCGGGGTCACCGCCGCTTCGCTGCTCCCAGTCCCTCCGGGACGCGCGCGCCGTCTGGCCTATTGTAGCTCCTCCGTGCCCCCTGTGCCCCTTCGTCTCGCCCGCGCGCCCCTCCCCCAAGGCGCGCGCCCGGCGCTCCCGACTCTGCGCGCCGTCTGGGCGGCTGGCGCGCGGCGCTGTCTGCGGTGCACCCGGCGCAGACAGGATGTtccctccctaccccacccccaccgccgcccgccctccttccttcctcgAGTTGCCCAGCCGGCTGTCTGGGGCCGTCACCACCTCGCCCCCGcccttctggctgctctgtggtGACGGGCCAGACCCGGGGGCGCCCTAGCCGCTCGGCCGCCGCGCGGAACAGGGGGAGGAGGCGGGGTGTCCGCGCGGTGCACTGTGCGCGACCCCAGCAGGCGGCAGGGCGGAGGCACTGCCCGCCCGGCACAGAGCCGCCGCCCGAGGTCAGGCACGGGCGCCCCTCCCCCCGCGGGGCCGCAGCTGGgctgccccgccccgccccggagGCAGCCTGGTGGCGTCCGCCGTGCGGTGCCCCCAGTGTGGGCCCTCTCCCCCGGGGCCTTCCGCGCCGAGGCCCAGCGCACGGTCTGCCCCCGCCCCCGTAGGACCTCCCGCTGGAGGGCCGGCCAGCCAGCTGCGGCGGCCCGCCCGTGCGTCCTCCACCCCGACGCCTTCCCTGGGCTGACCTCCATACGCCATCGGGCCAGATCTGAGAAGGGTGTCCAAAGTTCCGGCAAAGCCAAGAGAAGACATTTCTTTCCCTACTTCTCAACCTCTCGATTCCAAAAGGGAGATAAAAATTGCATGTTTTTACAAGGTTTGCTGAGGTTTcgtggtttgggtttttttttttttttaatgtttagatttgtgtgtgttgtgttttgAGGGGAAGAAGATGGAATGGAAAAGACACGATTTAAGAGCTTTCGGCTATGACCCTCTTAGGCGTATAGGGTGGTCTTCTCGATCACTGTTCCCAGGATAGCCAATTAGCATACTGAACTCGACCCATATGCTCCATCATATTTTTCGAAACAACAAGAAATCCCCTTTTCTCCACCCCACCTCAAGATCAGGAACTGAAACAGTCCTCCGCCCCCCCCCGTCCCCCGAGCCGCAGCGCACAGAATTCAAAAGACTCGAGCTTCgtcctcatttttttcctttatgtccatttttcttcaattttccctGGGTTTACTGCTTCGAGCTCACTCAGGGGGCCCACATTTGAAGCCGGTTTGTGCTCctagatttttctctctcttttcctcccaaAGGGCCTACCAAAGACTCACAGCCTCGCATCCCCtagcccacccctccccccagttCCCCTTGCTTACGCCTCCATCGCTGTGCTCCCAGGTCGtgccccctctcccacccccaaccttTCCCTCCTTGACTGTCTCCTTTTCTGAACATGAATAATTCCGCAGCACTTCCCATCTGTTATTGCCATAGAGACAGAAGCTCGGCAAAGATAATGATGTTCTGTGCAGAGCCAGTGGGGGGAGAACAGCATCTGCGAGGCTCGGGGGATAGATTTTCTAACCATGAGAATATTCAGAAGGCCTGGCTGAAGATCTGGCGTGGAAGACTGGACAGACTTGAGACTTGGCCTCAGGTCAACTCTTGGCACTTGGCTCACGTGTCTAGCAAGAAGAAACAATTTTTAGAAACCGGATgatagattggaaaaaaaaaaagtgattccaAAACTGCAATTAATGATAAATGTTTAGTAGTCGTTTTGTCAACCGTAAAAATAACTGCTAACCTACCTAAAGGTCTAAGGACCAAAATAAATTCGACGGTAAATAGACTTTTTGAGAAATCAAGTACATTAGCCCCCTGCTCTCCACTCCGGTTCTTAACATAGTTCGCTTTCCCCAGGAGAAGGATCCGTTGTGTGTGATCTTAGACACGATGGTTTGAGAATCAGTGACGGGCAAATGTGGCTAAATCTAATTAAGCTTAGgggggca from Choloepus didactylus isolate mChoDid1 chromosome 1, mChoDid1.pri, whole genome shotgun sequence harbors:
- the SKIL gene encoding ski-like protein isoform X1, which produces MCVGFGAAPAQPKEAGEWRRRAQGSNKKLNGMEDDGPPPVKKMMTDIHANGKMMINKMPAVKKEHLEDYGEAPMETDGEHVKRTCASVPEPLNLNPSLKHTLAQFHLSSQSSLGGPAAFSARYSQESMSPTVFLPLPSPQVLPGPLLIPSDSSTELTQTLLEGESISCFQVGGEKRLCLPQVLNSVLREFSLQQINTVCDELYIYCSRCTSDQLHILKVLGILPFNAPSCGLITLTDAQRLCNALLRPRTFPQNGSLLPAKNSLAQLKANGSAFEVEHECLGKCQGLFAPQFYVQPDAPCIQCLECCGMFAPQTFVMHSHRSPDKRTCHWGFESAKWHCYLHVNQKYLGTPEEKKLKIILEEMKEKFSMRNGKRTQSKTDTPSGMELQSWYPVIKQEGDHVSQTHSFLHPSYYLYMCDKVVAPNVSLTSAVSQCKEVTKTDASRSILRHSDKPHNSGKHQKTVSYPDVSLEEQEKMDLKRSRELCSRSDSSISNNSTSKKKPESTTYNLIRDTGKTGIGHDAAVLSPLLVKDVTCEDDKGKIMEEVMRTYVKQQEKLNSILQKKQQLQMEVEMLSSSKAMKELTEEQQNLQKELESLQNEHAQRMEEFYVEQKDLEKKLEQVMKQKCTCDSNLEKDKEAEYAAQLAELRQRLDHAEADRQELQDELRQEREARQKLEMMIKELKLQILKSSKTAKE
- the SKIL gene encoding ski-like protein isoform X2 → MENLQTNFSLVQGSNKKLNGMEDDGPPPVKKMMTDIHANGKMMINKMPAVKKEHLEDYGEAPMETDGEHVKRTCASVPEPLNLNPSLKHTLAQFHLSSQSSLGGPAAFSARYSQESMSPTVFLPLPSPQVLPGPLLIPSDSSTELTQTLLEGESISCFQVGGEKRLCLPQVLNSVLREFSLQQINTVCDELYIYCSRCTSDQLHILKVLGILPFNAPSCGLITLTDAQRLCNALLRPRTFPQNGSLLPAKNSLAQLKANGSAFEVEHECLGKCQGLFAPQFYVQPDAPCIQCLECCGMFAPQTFVMHSHRSPDKRTCHWGFESAKWHCYLHVNQKYLGTPEEKKLKIILEEMKEKFSMRNGKRTQSKTDTPSGMELQSWYPVIKQEGDHVSQTHSFLHPSYYLYMCDKVVAPNVSLTSAVSQCKEVTKTDASRSILRHSDKPHNSGKHQKTVSYPDVSLEEQEKMDLKRSRELCSRSDSSISNNSTSKKKPESTTYNLIRDTGKTGIGHDAAVLSPLLVKDVTCEDDKGKIMEEVMRTYVKQQEKLNSILQKKQQLQMEVEMLSSSKAMKELTEEQQNLQKELESLQNEHAQRMEEFYVEQKDLEKKLEQVMKQKCTCDSNLEKDKEAEYAAQLAELRQRLDHAEADRQELQDELRQEREARQKLEMMIKELKLQILKSSKTAKE
- the SKIL gene encoding ski-like protein isoform X3, which codes for MEDDGPPPVKKMMTDIHANGKMMINKMPAVKKEHLEDYGEAPMETDGEHVKRTCASVPEPLNLNPSLKHTLAQFHLSSQSSLGGPAAFSARYSQESMSPTVFLPLPSPQVLPGPLLIPSDSSTELTQTLLEGESISCFQVGGEKRLCLPQVLNSVLREFSLQQINTVCDELYIYCSRCTSDQLHILKVLGILPFNAPSCGLITLTDAQRLCNALLRPRTFPQNGSLLPAKNSLAQLKANGSAFEVEHECLGKCQGLFAPQFYVQPDAPCIQCLECCGMFAPQTFVMHSHRSPDKRTCHWGFESAKWHCYLHVNQKYLGTPEEKKLKIILEEMKEKFSMRNGKRTQSKTDTPSGMELQSWYPVIKQEGDHVSQTHSFLHPSYYLYMCDKVVAPNVSLTSAVSQCKEVTKTDASRSILRHSDKPHNSGKHQKTVSYPDVSLEEQEKMDLKRSRELCSRSDSSISNNSTSKKKPESTTYNLIRDTGKTGIGHDAAVLSPLLVKDVTCEDDKGKIMEEVMRTYVKQQEKLNSILQKKQQLQMEVEMLSSSKAMKELTEEQQNLQKELESLQNEHAQRMEEFYVEQKDLEKKLEQVMKQKCTCDSNLEKDKEAEYAAQLAELRQRLDHAEADRQELQDELRQEREARQKLEMMIKELKLQILKSSKTAKE